One segment of Allorhodopirellula heiligendammensis DNA contains the following:
- a CDS encoding DUF1569 domain-containing protein, whose protein sequence is MEQLRELHFDDLNAAVDEARSLLRSGYNRSGNWSLGQICRHLVLVQDPSVDGYPKWMSLFAFLRPVMRRILLPKVLSGDSPRGIRTASMFVPPAELDDVREVEAFAASVARFYAHFGAYAPHPAFGRLPRERIEQIHSAHAAHHLRFLAPRD, encoded by the coding sequence ATGGAACAACTGCGTGAACTACACTTCGATGATCTGAACGCGGCGGTTGACGAGGCGAGGTCTCTTCTGAGGAGCGGCTACAACCGCAGTGGCAATTGGTCGCTCGGGCAAATCTGCCGCCATCTGGTACTCGTGCAAGATCCGAGCGTAGATGGTTATCCGAAGTGGATGTCGCTGTTTGCGTTTTTGCGCCCTGTGATGCGACGGATTCTCTTGCCGAAAGTTCTTAGCGGTGATTCACCTCGCGGAATTCGTACAGCTTCGATGTTCGTTCCGCCGGCGGAACTGGATGACGTTCGAGAAGTTGAGGCTTTTGCTGCGAGCGTGGCTCGGTTCTACGCTCACTTTGGTGCCTATGCTCCGCATCCAGCGTTTGGGCGATTACCGCGTGAGAGGATTGAGCAAATTCACTCAGCACATGCAGCTCATCACTTGCGTTTCCTAGCACCTCGCGACTGA
- a CDS encoding DUF3320 domain-containing protein, with amino-acid sequence MTDQLNPEMLGTISIHPDIADCLNYASWQNSVPLLKSLHVQNDTGEAIQNLRLSVASSPAFIRPKQWVLDRVDAKSASLPRDRDLQLDADYLNGLNEAERGILTFTLTCGDAVVATAEKELRVLARDEWGGLNSGGELLAAFVMPNDPAIAKVLKIASEVLAKHGHDSALDGYQSRDPRRAYMLVAALWSAVASRSLTYANPPSSFELVGQKTRRPATVLADGLATCLDSTLLFAAAIEAVGLNPVVVMVEGHCFAGAWLVQKTFGQMIERDSSEIRKAIAAKELITFETTLVTGQTPARFEDAVKAAAASTSEAKENEYQATIDIGRARTAQIRPLASHQAASQSTDESQEERGPLPLPAAPAINDIELEESDDKPVTPEGRIDRWQRKLLDLSLRNRLLNFKPNKQCVPILCPDISLLEDRLAAGKKLRLISLPQHNPLGERDAETHRQRTNQDLDTEFARGALNDDEISCVLSEQELSGRLTTIYRNVKNDLAEGGSNTLFLAVGFLKWKQKPDDAKSYRAPLLLVPVKLTRKSALSPFHLTLHEDDVRFNATLIQLLKKDFDRDLSFFESDLPCDESGVDVPQILERMRREVRDIPGFEVVDESAIGTFSFAKYLMWKDLVDRIGQLKENRVVRHLIDNPEKPFESASGSIPNPQQIDAQFEPKDIYHPLPADSSQLAAVMAASEGQDFVLVGPPGTGKSQTIANMISQCLAIGKTVLFVAEKTAALDVVYRRLKEHGLGDCCLELHSNKAERRKFLGQLDSAWQNNRRASQNDWLNISERLKIRRDELNAYVVSIHRSHPNGWTAFEAMGTCVKGGDQPTPHFEWASTAQHDSDAYQNLARTVDKLSLTYGEIDLTLTLPMVKQTQWSASWEQSLLAQCGQLKTVATNFRNAMGSFAKAIGIGQRPDCSIAEMDGLNRLAKALIDCAGEDVRILFHKQFAKFPAAKSELTHAIDAYNGAVGTMNADYADSIDAIPLDEIDSGWRRAVSSFFPMSWFAKRKMTRLLQTYASNGVANPATDIAKIRSIREQLATIAASPLAGQTSHWDATKTDTRKVAVQLAKASELRSAIVAAGTLLGRTNEISKAVHPHINGKNVESLVFVTAAEFLKATQAFSVGAKAFAEVSGKMPLTTETQEIIETCIATARQIETNRGSLQRWTSWCEVKKAAKTAGLNQFVKELEAGGLEAKDLADRFRLAYARWWICGVIDRDDVLRSFQRFKHEDAIVDFQSLDQQARAAASSRAKQSIAHNLPVDGIPKKSELGLLRHQIGLTRPSKSIREVIGSMPESFGKLAPCLLMSPLSIAQYLPADQALFDVVIFDEASQITTWDAVGAIARGRQTIIVGDPKQLPPTNFFGRTDDDETNDGIEDHDKDLESILDEAKASGLPTLQLNWHYRSRHESLIAFSNWNYYGNELVTFPAAESEDRGVSFVYLPDAIYDRGKSRTNRKEAEAIVRDAVARMIRNLELPEKERLTFGVITFNSQQQSLIQDLFDQAQRDSPELDWYFADERIEPTVVKNLENVQGDERDVMLFSITFGRDISGKTIPLTFGALNRDGGERRLNVAITRARQELIVFSSFKADELNAERSKARGVGDLKAFLDYAENGPAAIAARSEGSVGGFDSPFEEAVAEALECKGWQVVPQVGVSGFRVDLGIRHPDKPGAFLAGVECDGATYHRSAVARDRDKTRQMVLENLGWNIVRVWSPDWWYDAKSATERIDQQLTLLLEDARAIPQSVEVDTDKAGDQEPALSITEESKSPIENFMPVSTSEPDSKVYYARITLADAVGNQDRFYDSSYDEDLKRMAMEVLRNEAPIRDDVLAKQVARAHGFSRTHANIRSRILELLGDVVSTDESTGRFLWASEEPQSVVNFRPAKSDDDRRSVDEISIAELTGLIRQRRQLLAEDDPAVSLARSIGLARLSQSARERIEEAIRSTDPIEG; translated from the coding sequence ATGACCGACCAACTGAACCCGGAAATGCTGGGAACCATTTCCATTCATCCGGACATCGCTGATTGCTTGAACTACGCGTCCTGGCAGAATTCTGTCCCGCTGCTGAAATCGCTGCATGTTCAAAACGACACCGGTGAAGCGATTCAAAATTTGCGGTTGTCGGTCGCGTCTTCGCCAGCGTTTATTCGGCCCAAACAGTGGGTCTTGGATCGGGTGGATGCGAAATCAGCGAGTTTGCCACGCGATCGTGATTTGCAATTGGACGCTGATTACTTGAACGGACTGAACGAAGCCGAACGCGGCATTCTGACGTTCACCCTCACCTGCGGTGATGCGGTGGTCGCGACGGCCGAGAAAGAACTGCGCGTGCTGGCGAGAGACGAGTGGGGTGGTTTAAATTCGGGTGGCGAGTTGTTGGCCGCGTTCGTGATGCCGAACGATCCGGCGATTGCGAAAGTACTGAAAATCGCGAGCGAAGTGTTGGCGAAGCACGGCCACGACTCGGCATTGGATGGTTACCAAAGCCGTGACCCGCGTCGTGCGTACATGTTGGTCGCGGCGCTGTGGTCCGCCGTGGCTTCACGTTCATTAACCTACGCAAACCCACCATCAAGCTTTGAGTTGGTGGGCCAGAAGACACGTCGGCCGGCCACCGTGCTGGCGGATGGATTGGCAACTTGCTTGGACAGCACATTATTGTTTGCCGCTGCGATCGAAGCCGTTGGACTTAACCCCGTCGTGGTGATGGTCGAAGGCCACTGTTTTGCTGGCGCGTGGCTGGTTCAAAAGACTTTCGGACAAATGATCGAACGAGACAGCAGCGAGATTCGCAAAGCGATCGCGGCAAAAGAACTTATCACGTTTGAGACGACTCTTGTCACGGGGCAGACGCCGGCACGGTTTGAAGACGCGGTGAAAGCCGCCGCTGCATCGACGAGCGAAGCCAAAGAAAACGAATACCAAGCGACGATCGACATTGGCCGGGCGAGGACCGCTCAGATCCGACCACTCGCTTCGCATCAAGCCGCATCGCAATCTACCGACGAGTCGCAAGAAGAGCGGGGGCCGCTTCCGTTGCCAGCAGCACCAGCGATCAATGACATAGAGTTAGAGGAATCCGATGACAAACCTGTGACACCGGAAGGTCGCATCGACCGCTGGCAACGAAAATTGCTGGACCTTTCGCTTCGCAATCGTTTGTTGAACTTCAAGCCGAACAAACAATGCGTTCCCATTCTTTGCCCAGATATTTCACTGCTCGAAGATCGTTTGGCAGCAGGCAAAAAACTACGATTGATCTCACTGCCGCAGCACAATCCGCTTGGTGAACGAGACGCGGAAACGCACCGGCAACGAACTAACCAAGATCTTGATACGGAGTTCGCACGCGGGGCATTAAATGACGATGAAATTTCGTGTGTGCTTTCTGAGCAAGAATTGTCGGGGCGATTAACCACGATCTATCGAAACGTCAAAAATGACCTGGCCGAAGGTGGATCAAACACTTTGTTTCTCGCGGTCGGCTTTTTGAAGTGGAAGCAAAAGCCGGATGACGCCAAATCCTATCGAGCCCCGTTGCTGCTGGTCCCGGTCAAACTGACTCGCAAGAGTGCATTGTCGCCATTCCACCTGACGCTGCATGAGGACGATGTTCGGTTCAACGCAACGCTGATCCAACTGCTCAAAAAGGACTTTGATCGCGACCTGTCCTTCTTTGAGTCGGATCTTCCGTGCGATGAAAGCGGTGTCGATGTCCCGCAAATCCTAGAGAGAATGAGACGTGAGGTCCGCGACATCCCTGGCTTCGAAGTTGTTGACGAATCGGCGATTGGAACGTTTTCGTTTGCAAAATATCTGATGTGGAAAGACCTCGTCGATCGCATCGGCCAATTGAAAGAGAACCGAGTTGTCCGTCACTTGATCGACAATCCAGAAAAACCGTTTGAATCGGCAAGTGGCTCGATTCCGAACCCGCAGCAGATAGACGCCCAATTTGAACCCAAAGATATTTATCACCCACTACCCGCAGATTCCTCTCAGTTAGCAGCCGTCATGGCCGCATCGGAAGGGCAAGATTTTGTGCTGGTCGGGCCGCCAGGGACGGGCAAAAGCCAAACGATTGCGAATATGATTTCGCAGTGCTTGGCGATCGGAAAGACAGTCTTGTTTGTCGCAGAAAAAACGGCGGCCTTGGACGTTGTTTACCGGCGACTAAAAGAACACGGTCTTGGTGATTGCTGTTTGGAACTGCACAGCAATAAAGCCGAGCGTCGAAAGTTCCTCGGTCAGTTAGATTCTGCGTGGCAAAACAATCGACGAGCCAGCCAGAACGACTGGCTCAACATCAGCGAACGACTGAAAATTCGCCGTGACGAATTGAACGCCTACGTGGTTTCGATCCACCGCTCGCATCCCAACGGATGGACCGCCTTTGAAGCAATGGGCACCTGCGTCAAAGGAGGCGACCAGCCCACGCCCCACTTCGAGTGGGCTAGTACCGCCCAGCATGACAGCGATGCCTATCAAAATCTCGCTCGCACCGTCGACAAACTTTCACTCACTTATGGCGAAATTGACCTGACGTTAACGCTGCCGATGGTGAAGCAAACTCAATGGTCCGCCTCGTGGGAACAATCGCTGCTGGCCCAGTGTGGACAGCTGAAAACTGTGGCGACAAACTTTCGCAATGCAATGGGATCATTCGCGAAGGCAATCGGCATCGGTCAGCGGCCGGATTGCTCGATTGCCGAAATGGATGGACTCAATCGGCTCGCCAAGGCATTGATCGATTGCGCTGGCGAGGATGTTCGGATTCTGTTTCACAAGCAGTTTGCAAAATTCCCAGCCGCAAAATCTGAATTAACGCATGCGATCGATGCGTACAACGGCGCGGTGGGAACCATGAACGCCGACTATGCAGATTCGATTGACGCGATTCCGCTAGACGAAATCGATAGCGGTTGGCGGCGGGCGGTTTCGTCTTTCTTTCCGATGTCGTGGTTTGCGAAGCGGAAGATGACTCGCCTATTGCAGACATACGCGTCCAATGGTGTTGCGAATCCGGCTACCGATATTGCGAAAATCCGTAGCATTCGGGAACAATTGGCAACCATTGCGGCCAGTCCGTTGGCGGGCCAAACGTCTCACTGGGATGCGACGAAGACAGACACACGTAAGGTCGCCGTGCAATTGGCCAAAGCTAGCGAACTACGCAGCGCGATCGTCGCGGCAGGTACATTGCTGGGCAGGACGAACGAAATCTCTAAAGCGGTTCACCCACACATCAATGGGAAGAACGTCGAATCGCTGGTTTTTGTTACCGCCGCCGAGTTCCTCAAGGCGACCCAGGCGTTCTCGGTCGGTGCGAAGGCGTTCGCGGAAGTCTCCGGAAAGATGCCGTTGACAACAGAGACTCAGGAGATCATCGAGACCTGCATTGCCACAGCACGCCAGATCGAAACGAATCGAGGCAGCCTGCAGCGATGGACGTCTTGGTGTGAAGTGAAAAAGGCGGCTAAGACCGCTGGACTGAATCAGTTTGTAAAAGAGTTGGAAGCTGGCGGACTCGAAGCAAAAGATTTGGCCGATCGTTTTCGCCTCGCATACGCGCGGTGGTGGATTTGCGGAGTCATTGATCGCGACGATGTGCTTCGTTCGTTCCAACGTTTCAAACACGAGGATGCAATTGTCGATTTCCAATCGCTCGATCAACAGGCTCGCGCGGCAGCGTCATCGCGGGCCAAGCAATCCATTGCTCACAACTTACCTGTCGACGGCATCCCAAAGAAGAGTGAACTCGGTTTACTACGGCACCAAATCGGGTTGACCCGTCCCAGTAAGTCGATTCGTGAAGTGATCGGCTCGATGCCCGAGTCGTTCGGGAAGCTGGCCCCCTGTCTGCTAATGTCACCGCTTTCGATCGCTCAGTACCTGCCCGCAGACCAAGCGTTGTTTGATGTCGTGATCTTTGACGAGGCGTCGCAGATCACGACCTGGGATGCTGTCGGTGCCATTGCTCGCGGTCGCCAAACGATCATCGTTGGCGACCCCAAACAATTGCCACCCACCAATTTCTTTGGTCGCACGGATGACGACGAAACGAATGATGGGATCGAAGATCACGACAAAGACTTGGAAAGCATTCTCGACGAGGCGAAAGCATCTGGTCTGCCGACGTTGCAACTAAATTGGCATTATCGTAGTCGCCATGAATCGTTGATCGCATTTTCAAACTGGAACTACTACGGCAATGAACTCGTGACGTTTCCTGCGGCGGAATCTGAAGACCGCGGTGTGTCGTTCGTCTATCTTCCCGATGCGATCTACGACCGCGGGAAGAGTCGAACGAATCGCAAGGAGGCTGAAGCGATTGTTCGCGATGCAGTCGCACGAATGATACGCAATCTCGAGTTGCCGGAGAAAGAGCGACTGACGTTTGGCGTGATCACATTCAACAGTCAACAGCAGTCGTTGATACAGGATTTGTTCGACCAAGCACAACGTGATTCACCTGAGCTTGATTGGTACTTTGCCGATGAACGCATCGAGCCAACCGTGGTGAAGAACCTGGAGAATGTTCAGGGCGATGAGCGAGACGTTATGTTGTTTTCGATAACGTTCGGAAGGGATATTTCAGGCAAGACCATTCCACTAACTTTCGGGGCATTGAACCGCGACGGAGGTGAGCGGCGCTTAAATGTTGCCATTACTCGAGCACGCCAAGAGCTGATCGTGTTCTCTTCGTTCAAGGCAGATGAGTTGAATGCAGAACGTTCCAAAGCTCGCGGTGTCGGTGATCTGAAAGCTTTTCTCGATTACGCGGAGAATGGTCCCGCAGCTATCGCGGCGAGGAGCGAAGGAAGCGTTGGCGGTTTCGATTCGCCATTTGAGGAAGCCGTGGCCGAAGCTCTGGAATGCAAGGGCTGGCAAGTGGTTCCGCAAGTTGGCGTGTCCGGCTTCCGCGTTGACCTGGGGATCCGACATCCGGACAAACCGGGTGCGTTCCTCGCAGGCGTTGAATGCGATGGAGCAACCTACCACCGCAGTGCCGTTGCCCGCGACCGTGATAAGACGCGGCAAATGGTATTGGAAAATCTCGGCTGGAACATTGTGCGAGTGTGGTCGCCCGACTGGTGGTACGACGCCAAATCAGCCACCGAGCGAATTGACCAACAGCTCACGTTGTTGCTGGAAGATGCAAGAGCTATTCCGCAATCGGTTGAAGTGGATACAGACAAAGCGGGCGATCAAGAACCTGCTCTCAGCATAACTGAAGAGTCAAAATCTCCGATTGAAAATTTCATGCCGGTCTCCACTTCCGAGCCTGATTCGAAGGTCTACTACGCACGGATCACCCTTGCTGATGCGGTCGGCAATCAAGATCGTTTTTATGACTCGTCGTATGATGAGGACCTGAAACGAATGGCGATGGAGGTGCTGCGAAATGAAGCACCGATCCGTGACGACGTGCTCGCCAAACAAGTCGCCCGTGCTCACGGATTTTCTCGAACGCACGCCAATATTCGTTCCCGGATTCTTGAACTGCTCGGCGATGTCGTATCGACGGACGAATCGACCGGCCGATTTCTGTGGGCCAGCGAAGAACCACAGTCAGTAGTGAACTTCCGACCTGCCAAATCAGACGACGATCGACGCAGCGTCGATGAAATCTCGATCGCAGAGTTAACGGGACTTATCCGGCAACGGCGACAACTTCTCGCCGAAGACGATCCAGCAGTTTCTCTCGCTCGAAGCATTGGGCTCGCACGCCTATCACAATCAGCCCGAGAGCGAATTGAAGAGGCGATTCGGTCAACGGACCCAATCGAAGGCTGA
- a CDS encoding CoA-binding protein, whose translation MNSIEKFLAAKTYAVAGASARTHKYGYKVFKALLAAGRETYPLNPITEEIEGHKAYPKIADLPIVPEALSIITPPEVTRQVIADAIAAGVKHIWMQPGAEHEQASESAREAGINVIDDGSCILVLLARQS comes from the coding sequence ATGAACTCAATCGAAAAGTTTCTCGCCGCGAAAACCTACGCCGTCGCCGGCGCCTCGGCCCGCACACACAAGTACGGTTACAAGGTCTTCAAGGCCCTCCTTGCCGCCGGCCGCGAGACGTATCCGCTGAACCCGATCACGGAAGAAATCGAAGGCCACAAGGCATATCCGAAAATCGCTGATCTTCCCATCGTCCCCGAAGCACTGTCGATCATCACGCCACCAGAAGTCACACGTCAAGTCATTGCCGATGCGATCGCAGCCGGCGTGAAGCACATCTGGATGCAGCCAGGGGCGGAACACGAGCAGGCCAGTGAATCGGCACGTGAAGCCGGCATCAACGTCATCGACGACGGCAGTTGCATTCTCGTGCTATTGGCCCGCCAGTCGTGA
- a CDS encoding SGNH/GDSL hydrolase family protein, which produces MSTSKHICLLGDSIFDNKIYVPDGNSVHEHLLANLTSPDTASLIAVDGAVVDSVFRQIERIPEAATDLVISVGGNDALYLQSSVMGEISDSVYSALGRMKAAIATFEREYQQVIGKLLQFKLPLTVCTIYDCVPGLDDPSLAGLAIINDIITRTAFKNSLDLIDLRLLCNDPTDYSPISPIEPSHEGGAKIAAAIVRAVTGNSVSTKVFC; this is translated from the coding sequence ATGAGCACAAGCAAGCACATCTGTCTGTTGGGTGATTCGATCTTTGACAACAAGATCTACGTTCCCGACGGCAACAGCGTCCACGAGCACTTGCTCGCGAATTTGACATCGCCCGACACAGCTTCGCTGATTGCCGTCGACGGGGCTGTTGTTGATTCAGTTTTCAGGCAAATCGAACGAATTCCTGAAGCGGCGACCGACTTGGTGATCAGCGTCGGCGGCAACGACGCTTTGTACTTGCAATCGTCGGTGATGGGAGAAATAAGTGACAGCGTGTACTCGGCGTTGGGGAGAATGAAGGCGGCGATTGCAACGTTCGAGCGTGAGTATCAGCAGGTGATTGGCAAACTGCTTCAGTTCAAACTGCCCCTCACTGTTTGCACGATTTACGACTGTGTGCCGGGACTCGACGATCCCTCGCTAGCCGGCCTAGCGATCATCAATGACATCATCACCCGGACGGCGTTCAAAAATAGCCTCGACCTAATCGACCTGCGTTTGCTCTGCAACGATCCGACGGATTACTCGCCAATCTCACCCATTGAACCATCGCACGAAGGTGGTGCTAAAATCGCAGCGGCGATCGTGCGAGCGGTTACCGGAAATTCAGTGTCGACCAAAGTTTTCTGTTAG
- a CDS encoding SEC-C metal-binding domain-containing protein, producing the protein MTTTTPNAFEPMSKRRKGYPSETKVKRGVRIIQGKQLKEKLGRNDLCPCGSGQRFKRCCLRSGRL; encoded by the coding sequence ATGACGACGACAACGCCCAATGCTTTCGAGCCGATGAGCAAACGTCGTAAAGGCTACCCGTCGGAAACGAAAGTCAAACGCGGAGTCCGAATCATCCAAGGCAAGCAACTCAAGGAAAAGCTCGGTCGCAACGACCTATGCCCATGTGGCAGCGGTCAGCGATTCAAACGCTGCTGCCTACGATCGGGGCGTCTGTGA
- a CDS encoding DUF2130 domain-containing protein, giving the protein MNNSLACPNCNHEIELTELMRTQVASQIRGELDVETTKLRRQLEDQQNEVALQRESLEKQRDTLAEQIRQRVDEQRLSLLAEANQKAAAAVAVEMADRDAQLKELAETLNTARTNELELRKQQRQLQSEKEALTLEVARQLDAERNKIVEETKLQSDEEHQLKQAEKDKTISEMAVKLKELQRKTEQGSQQLQGEVQELALEDLLRTLFPVDSIDPVAKGVHGGDATQRVYDTSGLCCGEMLWESKRTKNWSNAWLAKARDDQRAARAGCVVIVTEVLPPGIRSFGLIDGVWVCNWSSVAGLATALRVGLVELGKSKLAVQGQNEKMELVYNYLAGREFQQRVEGVVEAFVTMQTDLESERRSMQRIWSKREKQLQRALLNTAGLYGDLQGIIGTSMPTIEGLAAPAIEYSEVSVHQASAKPLTNPPLV; this is encoded by the coding sequence TTGAATAACAGCCTCGCTTGCCCCAACTGCAATCACGAGATCGAACTCACCGAATTGATGCGGACGCAGGTCGCCTCTCAGATCCGTGGCGAACTGGATGTCGAAACTACGAAACTTCGGCGACAACTCGAAGATCAGCAGAACGAGGTTGCCCTGCAGCGTGAGTCGCTGGAGAAACAGCGAGACACGCTGGCTGAACAGATCCGTCAGCGTGTCGACGAGCAGCGACTCTCGTTGCTGGCCGAGGCAAATCAAAAGGCTGCTGCGGCCGTCGCGGTCGAGATGGCTGATCGCGACGCACAACTGAAGGAGCTGGCAGAAACCCTCAACACTGCTCGTACGAACGAGTTAGAGCTGCGTAAACAACAGCGCCAGCTTCAGTCGGAAAAGGAAGCGTTGACGCTGGAAGTAGCTCGCCAATTGGATGCCGAGCGAAACAAAATCGTTGAAGAGACCAAGTTGCAATCGGACGAAGAGCATCAGCTGAAGCAAGCCGAGAAAGACAAAACGATTTCAGAGATGGCAGTAAAACTGAAGGAACTGCAACGCAAAACCGAGCAGGGATCACAGCAACTTCAAGGTGAAGTTCAGGAACTCGCGCTGGAGGATCTGTTGCGTACGTTGTTTCCGGTGGATTCGATTGATCCGGTTGCAAAGGGCGTTCATGGCGGCGACGCAACTCAAAGGGTCTACGATACAAGTGGCTTGTGCTGCGGCGAGATGCTTTGGGAGTCAAAACGCACCAAGAATTGGAGCAATGCTTGGCTTGCCAAAGCACGTGACGACCAACGGGCAGCACGTGCAGGATGCGTCGTGATCGTCACTGAGGTTTTACCGCCGGGCATCCGCAGCTTCGGCTTGATCGACGGAGTTTGGGTTTGCAATTGGTCCTCCGTTGCCGGACTCGCTACCGCGCTCCGTGTTGGGCTCGTTGAGCTCGGAAAGAGCAAGCTGGCTGTACAAGGGCAAAACGAGAAGATGGAGCTTGTCTACAACTACCTAGCAGGACGAGAGTTCCAGCAACGCGTGGAGGGTGTGGTCGAGGCGTTCGTGACCATGCAGACCGACTTGGAATCTGAACGGCGATCCATGCAACGGATTTGGTCGAAGCGTGAAAAGCAACTGCAAAGGGCGTTGCTGAACACTGCCGGACTCTATGGCGATCTGCAAGGCATCATCGGTACGTCGATGCCGACGATCGAAGGACTTGCAGCTCCGGCTATCGAGTACTCGGAGGTTTCGGTTCATCAGGCCAGTGCCAAGCCGCTGACCAATCCGCCGTTGGTGTAA